The region TGATGAGTCAGAATCGGGATCGAAGGCGAGCCTGGGGTCCGATTTTACGAGACCATTTTTCCTGATGTGCCTGAAATGACCACCTCAGACATGGTTTTTCCTGGCGGGCGATGGTCGTGTCCACTTGCCGTAATGGTGTCAGATTCATCAAATGCACGCGGAGCATCATGGCGAGCGAACCCGATCAGCCACTGCACTCAATTCCAGGATTGAGTGGGGGCTGACGCACAGCTATCAACCTGTGAGCCACTCATGAGAGAATACGAACTGAAGAAGATGTGGATTCGCCGCGCGCTGGACTCGGCCGCGTTAACATCAACTGACCGTTCTGCCGTAGCCGAGTTTCTTGCCAGTCTTGACGGGATGCATTCGGTCCATGTCGAACTGAACAAGTTCCCAGGGGCATTCTGGCGAGCCATACTGCGCGAGGCGCAGCTTCCTGTAACGACCCGCACAGGAATCGCTCTGCATGTATTCGGCATCCGGCAGTCCGATTGTAACCTGGATTCCATCTACGAATTGGAAGTGGCGGACCCGGTGGAATTCGGAGTTTCGCTGCAGCTCTCCGGGAGTCGAAGTCCCAACTGCGAAATGCAGCTCAACGGACGATGGTATCCGGTCGTTGCAACGATCCGATTTATCGAAGACGGCGACAAGGTGACTCGCGGTGTCGAACTGCGATGCGCCGTCCAACTTGGTGATCGGGCCTTCGGCGTTGGGCACATGGTTTCCCGAGACTTGTTTCTGGACGAGGCCAGCGAGAAAAGAACGGTGAAGGTCATCGAAGTCCTGGAGCGTCTGGGTTACCAGCGATTGATGATGACAGCGACAGAGTTCAATCTGCGACTGGTGTCTGCCGAACGCATGGCGGCTTCGTTCGGCAAAGTGGTCCTGGTCACGGGTTCGGTCATTGCACCGTCGCGTTTTTCATGGTGGAAAGGTTTTGAAACACAATCGCTTGGTTCGCCCGAGATGCCGTCCCGATGCGTCGTGGAACCCGCACTGGAAGTGGACCACGATCATCGTTACATGTTTTCGCGCGATGACGAATCCGAATCCCGCCTGCCGTTCGTTCGCATCTTCTGCCTGGAAACAAAGTCGTACG is a window of Planctomycetaceae bacterium DNA encoding:
- a CDS encoding AAA family ATPase — encoded protein: MREYELKKMWIRRALDSAALTSTDRSAVAEFLASLDGMHSVHVELNKFPGAFWRAILREAQLPVTTRTGIALHVFGIRQSDCNLDSIYELEVADPVEFGVSLQLSGSRSPNCEMQLNGRWYPVVATIRFIEDGDKVTRGVELRCAVQLGDRAFGVGHMVSRDLFLDEASEKRTVKVIEVLERLGYQRLMMTATEFNLRLVSAERMAASFGKVVLVTGSVIAPSRFSWWKGFETQSLGSPEMPSRCVVEPALEVDHDHRYMFSRDDESESRLPFVRIFCLETKSYVYADIDDITEYQFDTEALTRLQLPADMHSILRRVFSTPIENMFGDLLQGKHGGAVVLASGEPGVGKTLTAEIYAEITERPLYVLELGELGTRASEVEENLQCVFARVTRWNAVLQFDECEIFLAQRGNDLERSAIVGIFLRLLDYYRGLLFLTTNRPEVLDDAVLSRVMLRLQYPRLDAHTRAMIWKTMFEVAGLHLQECSFEKLGGVDLNGRQIRNLTRLARILFPDGFVNKAGIRDVLRFGCGSSLDGHKDSHNETPNGN